In Girardinichthys multiradiatus isolate DD_20200921_A chromosome 18, DD_fGirMul_XY1, whole genome shotgun sequence, a single window of DNA contains:
- the LOC124884488 gene encoding olfactory receptor 11A1-like, with translation MNSTQVSHFTLSAYFDIKQLKYFIFMLVLFLYILILGSNILLIVVICVNRSLHEPMYIFLCSLFVTELYGSSGLFPFLLVQILSDVHTVSVPLCFSQIFCLYTYAAAEFCNLAVMSYDRYLAICHPLQYHSLMPLKKVAILIAAAWITGFLVVTTTKSLSFTLKLCGNVINKMYCDNYSIVKLACFDVTVNNIYGLISAGLTVFIPFTIFLYTYMRILNVCFSGSKQTRQKAVSTCTPHLASLINFSFGICFEVLQSRFNMTSVPDVIKVLLSLYYITCQPLFNPLVYGLKLSKIRSMWKRLFWIKQK, from the coding sequence GTgctgtttttgtatattttaatcCTTGGTTCTAATATTCTGCTGATTGTGGTGATCTGTGTGAACAGGAGCTTACATGAACctatgtacatatttctgtgcagcCTGTTTGTGACTGAACTGTATGGCAGCTCAGGCCTGTTTCCCTTCCTGCTGGTTCAGATCCTCTCAGATGTTCACACAGTTTCTGTTCCGCTCTGTTTCTCACAGATTTTCTGTCTTTACACTTATGCAGCTGCAGAGTTTTGTAATCTAGCCGTCATGTCTTATGACCGATACCTGGCCATCTGTCATCCTCTGCAGTATCATTCACTGATGCCCCTGAAGAAAGTTGCAATTTTAATTGCAGCAGCCTGGATAACTGGCTTTTTAGTGGTTACTACGACCAAGTCTTTGAGTTTCACTCTGAAGCTCTGTGGAAACGTCATTAACAAAATGTACTGCGACAACTATTCAATAGTTAAACTGGCCTGCTTTGATGTTACAGTCAACAACATCTATGGACTAATTAGCGCTGGTCTCACTGTTTTTATTCCATTTACTATATTTCTCTACACCTATATGAGAATCCTGAACGTGTGTTTTTCTGGGTCCAAACAGACCCGGCAGAAAGCGGTCAGTACCTGCACTCCTCACCTGGCTTCTCTGATTAACTTCTCATTTGGTATTTGCTTTGAGGTGTTGCAGAGCAGGTTTAACATGACCAGTGTTCCTGATGTTATAAAAGTATTGTTGTCACTCTACTATATAACATGTCAGCCGCTGTTCAACCCTCTGGTGTATGGCCTCAAGCTGTCGAAAATACGCAGCATGTGGAAACGTTTGTTTtggataaaacagaaataa